The Vitis vinifera cultivar Pinot Noir 40024 chromosome 18, ASM3070453v1 region aagtgtcacttgatttgaaatttatttttatagtgaaaaaatttataaaaaatataattatgtacataaaaataataataaagccattatgaaccaatttttatccctatgtttttagtattaatgagtttattatttgaagGATAATGAATTCAacatattaaattttgtttaatttaaaacttatttacacaataaaaaaaaaatagaaaacaatgattttatgtagaataaaaacaatagagttattttagaccaatttttatttataaatttctaatattgatTGAATCAGTTTTAGTATTTCTTATGATCCATCTGATTGACAGTTCTagaaatcattttataattagagttaaataattaaattaaaacacaaaAGAGAAGATGTTCTAGAAAGTAGAAATACCCGTGGCAAAGAAATGGAGATAAAACCTAGAAATGAAAACCTGACGGCTGACGGTACGCGGCCTTCTTTCGTGGGCCGACCGCCTGGTCTGGGCCCAAATCACCAGAGAATCCCGGAACACTCCAGAAAAACCAATTTTCCTTGAATAGCGGGGAAGAGGGAGAGGCGAAGCTAAAGGGAAAAaatgttcttcttcttcgtgGGAGGATTAGAACAACAGGTCCTGCAAGTACTGAAGAGCGGTGCCGGAAAATGTATAAACTGCGGGTCTAGAGCCGATCTGGTGGACTACGAAAAGGTCCTCAAACTCTTCTTCGTGCCCGTATGGCGGTGGCCTGGAAAAGAGCCTCTCATGCACTGCCCCGATTGCTTCCTCTTCTTCCCCCCTCCTACTCGTACAGGGCCACTCCTCGATGTTCTCCGCTGCGCTTCTTGTGGTCGGCCTGTTGAATCTAACTTCAGATTCTGCCCTTTCTGTGGCTCTGCTCTctaattctcttattttctctcCTAGTGTTTGTTTGCTGTATTTGGACCGTTTTTCTGTttaataatatcaattaataaaGCACTTATCTTTTCTTGTGCTTCATATTGAATTACACTGTGACTGACTGGGCAAATAGCGGTTCTTACATACATCTGACACAGATGGAATTACGAGCAATTGAGAGTgatgaattttcatttataaaatgaGGACAGAGTGATGCTATTATACAGTGACACTGGATCAGAGATCAATGATACTTATTTTGGCTGGAAAGCAATCTTTATGATTCCATTGTTCTCCAAAACAAGTaccaaaagatgaaaaaataaaataaaatggatttGACACTGTACACGAAACAAAAATGAAGGTAGTGTACAGTATCAATTTATTTTACAGGGGCTTTGTCTTGTAGGAACCATCTCTTTTCTGCCTCATATTAATTCACAGTTGCCGTTGGGGGTCGCACTGGAAGGATCTTCTTGGTGGGCACCTAACTGCAGAATATATTCAAAGGAGTTATAGTTGATGGTCTGCAGAGTTGGGTACTTGGGGGTTGGTTCTGAAGGAGCGGTAATCGAAGTTAGAATATGTAGCTGAAGCTGCATTTATGTTGATTCAGTGAAGGGTAATCGCTTAGCTCCTCGTTCCACAGCGTCTCTCCATAGCCTGTACCTCACTCCAAGCTTGTCATATGATACTGGGCAGTTCCACACATTTGCCCCCATCAGCATCCGGTCTTGTTGTCCAAGTACAAGCCGTAGATCCTCATTCAACACCTGAAAAAAATCACACATCAAGAAATTGTGCAGATAGAGAGAGGGTGGATAGCATATGGCATTTAACCAGAGTAATGCAGATACAAGAACAGAGCGCCTTAAACTTCATGCTACTATGTCATCTTGAGGAAATTAGTGGGAAGGAGATTTTACCTTTTCTGCAAAATATCTCCAGAGATATTGCATGAAAGGGATGTGCTGAAGCACAGGAGCAAAGTCCAGTGACATTCTGTACAGTAACCTTGTCTTGTCTCTTGATGAAGGTAAGCAGACATGGAGCTGATGAAGATGTGTCGCACACTGCTTGGTGCTCTGTCCCTCCAATTTCCCGGGTTTTGAGATACCAATGGTTGACAGCACCATACAAGGTGGTCGAAATTCCATATCTATGGGGTAGGGATCCCAGTATCCTTGGAGTCCAGATGCAGGTGTCAAGAATTTTACCAAGCTGAGAATTCAGATAATACAAAACTTAAGCTGGATGGGCCCTCCAAAATAACCATGAAATGCAATATTGACAGGAACAAACCTAGGCACGCTCCATCCTTTGGCAAAGGTGGATGTATGAGTGAAAGGGGCATGTGCAAGATCCAAAAGGTTATCCAGAAGAAGCCCATGTTCCACTGGAAGTTCCATGACAATCtgcaattcccaaaaaataatgaTAGAAATGAGGAGACCAAAAATGCCTTTTAAGTATTCAAACAACAGAAAGATCTGAATGCATTGATAACATACCTCAGCATGGATTTTAAATCCTGGTGGAGGTTGTAAAGAAGGAAGGGTGGCTGTTGGAGGATCACTGCCAGGCCAAATCCAGATCATTCCCTCTTGCTCTAAACACGgcaatgattttatttttacattaagcAATCGTGTTGACGGCATTTTCTCGCATTTCCCATCTGTTGAGTACTCCCACCCTGAAGTTCATCCATCACAAAAATTTCCACATGagcaaacaaatattttttactttatgcATTACTAATTGATTTGTCATCTGTTCTTATTAGCAAAACAGGTAAACTTTTGCTTATTTCCTTTCCCTCTTACTAACCATGGTAAGGACATTGGATACGACCCTCGTTTACTGATCCAAGATGAAGAGGGCATGCTCTATGGGCGCAGGTGTTACGGACACATCCAGGTTTCCCATCTTGCCCACGAAAGACAACCCACGGTTCCTCAAAGCAATCAATTGGAATCTGAAACAGAAAAAGGTGAAAACTGTTACAAGGAAAACTCACAGATTATCACAAGGCCAGATAAGCTATAAATGTTTGCCTCCTCTCTTATTGCTACTTAAGACATTGTTGAGTAGCCACAATGTGGAAAATCTGTATTTAATCACTAAATATGAGCCTTAGATGTTTGGAAAACTGGCTTACCATGGTATCATCCTTCAGGTCTGTGGAGAAAGCAACAGGGTACCAGAAATTCTTCAGACGAGGATGGTAAGGCTGAACAGGACCTGAAACATTCAAACTTTTCTGGGGAAGCTTTCTCTTTACCATATCAAGAGATGCTGTGGAAGTACTAGGAGAAGTTGAAGTTGAAGTTTGATTTGAATCTGCTGTATTTCTGTCTTGTAATAGCCTATCATTAACCAATTCTTCCATGTAAGCCAACTTATCTAAAGCAGTGCCAACCCTTGCTTCAGATATATGAACCTGTTATTCACAGTCacaaggaacaaaaaaaaaaatggccatGAGATTGCAGTTTCAAAGCATGTACATAACCAATTGGAACCGGAAAATCCAGATTTAGTGTGACTATGTAGGCACTCATTGATAAGAATATGATGGATCAGTGAGATGCTTCTTGATTTATCTAAGTCACAGCATTTGCATCAAAGCAACCAAAACTTTTCCAGACCTGTCTGTGAGCTTGTGCTAGCTCTTCTTGCAGCCCTGCAAGGTCCTTCTTCAATGTGCCAATGGACTTGTATTCACGGGCCAAAGGATTTAGAACTTCCACAACCTACGCCCACATCATTCAATTCAGAATTCCccaataaattcaaaaaatttcaatgtataaaacaaaaaatcagaCTCAATGTTTATATTTATAGAACtacaaacaaaaaatcaaagggAAAGACAGAcattagaaaatcaaataaaaactaGTGAATAAAATGGAGGATAGAAAACAAGAGGGGACCTTTTCATGGAGGAGCATGATTGTAAGCAGATCTTGCCGAGCCCGCCAATCACAGTACTGAATATCAAATCTAGCTACTTCAAGAGCTTGATTTACATCCAAGAACTTCCCTTTGGATTGTGGGAATTTAGACCTTGGATCCTCCACATCAAAGATTGTGCCCCATGTGCTCTTCCTCTCCACTGACCCACTTTCATCTCCAAATACAGCAAACACCCGAAGCCCTCGTCTTTCACCCTGAAACCTCGCACCACCCATCATGATATAAGCAACAAATCTGATAACCCTAACTCAATTTTCTTCCAGATTTATCATGCGCCAAAGCAAAGTTATCAGGATAACAAATCAAAGTTCATATCATCTGGGGTTAAATTCCACAATCCACCCGAAAATTCAACTGCCCatataatttatcaaacaaacaaGAAAACATAGCTTTTGGGTCCTCATTGATTCATTGCTTCCCCTCTTTTGGGTCTGAATACACATTACAACAATCCAACTAAACTATATTGTTCTCTAGACTGATTGGGTATCCAGAAAATCAATATTAGCCTGAGTTTCACTTTCTTGCTTGGACTGCAAGCTCTACTGGTGAGTACCACAACCAAACCTACAACTCAACTCACCAGTCAACCACTTCAACCACACTTTCCTCTACATTTAGCAAGTACCCAGATCAATTCATCCAAGaaacaccttaaaaaatattcaaaagagACAGAAACATACCTTTTTGGTGTTGATCTTAGAAGTTGGGCATAGAGATAATGGAAGAGAGAGGGCAGCAGCAGTAGCCACAATGGTCATGGCTGGCGTTTGAAGGTGGCCAATAGgggtaagagaaaaaaaaaactggttataatttagagagagaaatatAATAGCGATGGCTCCAGCGTCGGGAGATTTTGATGATAAGAGGTTGGTATTGAGCGCGATCCCGAGTGCCTGCCAGGATATGACACGTGGAAGAGCGTGGACTAGAATGTTGCCCACGTGGCACACACTCCAACCACATGGTCTGCTTCTTCTGAAAGTGTATCCTCCGTTTTTGGGGTCCCCATATCCTGCCACGTCGGATCCCCTAGATTTCATTCTCAATCCTCTCGTGTAAAATGTTGGatttcttataataaaatatttgataattttattatttatttaccataataataataatttattaaaattgagacttattattaaaatattatttaatttttttacgaAAATTAGATTTTACTTTTCTCATCAACTCACCTACCCAGAAAAGGACAAAGTAAAGTGAAGGGACTGTGGCAAAAGCGTTGAATTAATTGCTACTGTTACTGTGGGTCGCAGGACAAGAGGGGCGAAGAGGTAGAGGAGAGCGAGAGAAGAGAAGACTCATGGCAAGAGCACCTCAAGGCCAAAACAAAGCTCCAGGAGCTTTCTTCTTGGCGACTCTGCTGCTATGGATGATCTCTGTGTTGTTCGAGATTGTGTTTAACAAGAGAAGGGAGCTACTCTCTGTTGTTGGTGGCTTTTGTTTCTATCAATTTGCCAACTGGGTCATCCGCTCGTGGGTCTCCAAGGACCCTCTCCTGGTCAATACTTGCGTTTCCCTCCTCCACTCCTCCATCACCTCCGCTTCAGGTCAGCTCCCCGGATTTTCTTTTGCTGCTTTTTCCTGGAATTGGGTGCTTGTTATTTTATCGTTTTCTGAATGTTTTGTGGTGCTTATTTGGCGTTTTGTCTTCTGGGTTTTCTTTGGGTCTATGGATAGAATTGTGTGTGTGGCATTGCTTTCCCGATTCTTGGCCACATTGTGGGGTTAAGCATgttttctactctttttttttcttctggtttctttggatttttaattcttttatcaATTATGCGCGTTGATCTAGGTATTGTTTGATTAATAATGGAAGCAAGAGAAGGTGAAAGGGAGGCTAATCAAATGTTAATTTCCGCGTTCTGTTTCATCCTGAGAATTGGAAAGGATTTGCtagaattgggttttttttcccAACTGAATAAGAAGGCTTGTCTCAAATTCAAAACCCCCATCCATGAGAATTAAATGAGAAGTGATTGTAATTCAGGGCACTCATGAAAATGATATTAAGTTATGTCTCATCTTAGCCTAGACTGCCTAGTTATGATATGTGAATGTGATATGGGCTTGTTGAAGGTGATAGTTGGCACCATGGGAATATTCTGCTTGTCGATGGCTGATCTAGATATGCACGAATCATCTCACATACATCTACTTTTTCATAGggtaaaatatgttaaaataacTTGTTGGAAAGTCTCCCAacttcctaattagtatagattctttttgtaaagaatattgtatagaaattccttttagaataaggaaggttagttggaatatctctataaatattctaggtcataaggagaaaaagttatgagatgtaATGGGCTTGTAAAGACTACGAGGTGGATAAGGATGTGAGGAAGAACAAAGATATCCGGTCGAGCGAGAGATTCGTTGTAATATTCTTTTCTCTGTGATATTGTCTATGGCATAGTGGAATGATTCTCTCTCATCTGTGGATGTTGGcgtggttggccgaaccacgttaaaaccttaTGTACCatgtgtgtgattgttttatctgtGTTATTAAACTAACATGTTTGCATTAAATCTTTTGCTAACACAACATAACTAAAGTTTGTTAACGTCAATTCCTTGAGTGAACTAATAAAAGATAGAGAACTCCCCAATCATCATAACCCATCCCCTAGTGCTAGAAGGAAGGAAATTCACATTATTGGAATCCTCTCTCATGGGTTAAAAGTTACTTTCCATAAGTCCATCTTGCCCAAGTGGAAAGCCACTTACCATAACTAGGCTAAGGCAATATTTTAAGACACAATCAACACTACATCTTACTAGCACATTGACGAAGTCCTCAACTCTATTCTTTATAATATATAGCACCAATATTGTAATTACAAGACACAGCTTTGTTAATCTGATGAACTAATGATTCAGCTAATGACATTAATATGGTCAATTGACCGATTGCCAACATAACAAAAGGCTTAAGTTGGGATACCCTCAGAAAGAATATAAACAGCTGATAATCATTGGTTTTCTTTGTCGGTCACCTACTGCTGTAGCTGAAAAACCTCCTTTATGCATCTAAAATCAATTGGTATTTGATAAGAATATGCAAAGTCAAGTAAACCATAATTTGAATGACTCATCCAAAGAGCTAATAAGATTAaatcaaatctttttttatGGCAAGCCTGCTCTAAGAATTAGTTAAGTGTGTTGAACCTTTTATGATGAACCTGCTACGAGCCATTTGGGTGACTCATTCCCTCAAGGCTAATGTAATAGTTATTTGGGTGACTCATCTTTTGAGCTTAAGTGTGACATTATTATATTTCAACAATTATTTATCATGCTCTTGTAACTTGAACATACGATGTATAACTTTGATACTAATTATTAGTAGCTAACAGAAGTAGATAAAACCTTTTATGACATTTTATATCATATCTTGCTTCAAGAGTTATTATTTGGATGACTTATCCCAACCTTAAAagcaacattattttttttttatataggtaaATAAGAGTTTGTATTAGTCATGCCTAGAAACGGCAAAAAAAGTACACACAGAGTATACAAACAATGCCCAAGAGCTAggcaaaaagaaagacaaaaaccTTTCACCTGACTAGAGAAAAGCCActttataaaatcaatcatggaCAAAGAATGATCCTCTAAATACACCCtaccccaattcacaaaagtgtacaaaaaaaaaaaagttttaaacctCGATAGGATCGTTCTGTTCTGTGTCATTGAACActctctcatttctttccttccacaagGTCCACATTAAACAAAGGGGGGCAGCCCTCCAagtcttttcctttctcttactcataaaagCACCATGCCAACtaatcaaattccttttgattgAGGAGTGCAGGACCCACTGCACatcaaataaagagaaaagcAAGCTTCATAGCATTGTAGCCTTCTTACAAAATAATATCAAGTGGTCACTGGTTTCCTCTTTCATTTTACACAAGTAACTCCTATTCACTATATTTCGGCCCTTTCTTTTGAGCTAATCAATGGTCAAGATTCTGTTCCAAgatgcttcccaagcaaaaaagcttaCCCTCATTGGAGCCGAAGACGTCTAAACAATATTCCAAGGAAAAGGGTCACTAGAAGCTCTTGTGAAGGAGCGGTAGAGTGATCTAACAGAAAAATAGTAGTTCTTGCTATTCTTCCAGCTTAAGACATCTTCCACATCTCTATTCAAAACCAAAGGATGCAATTTCCGGAACAAGCCCTCCACCTATTCCAtttctcaatcattaaagtgtCTTGAAAACAGAGGATTCCAGCTACCCACCTCCCCGCCCTCCTCCTAAGCATCAAACACTCACTCATCCTTGTTGACCGCTAACCAGAACAAATTATGGAAAGTATCTTTCAACGTTTGGTCCTCACACCacaaatccttccaaaatttaacCTTCCTTCCATTTCCTACGAGAAAGCAGGATCTAGAGCAAATACTTTTCCAATCTTTTCTAATAGCTTTCCACACTCCCACACCATGGGCTTCCCTTGCTTCTCTCGATCACCAACCTCCTTCCTCTACCCCAAATTTGTCTATGATGACTTGTTTCCACAAAGAATCATTTTCTAtagcaaatctccaactccactACCCAAGTAAGGTTTTGTTTAGGGTCACAAGGCTGCGAAAACCTAGGCCTCCCTGCCTCATATTGGCACAAACCGAACTCCAATTCACCAAGTGCAGTTTTTTCTCTAAGGCACCACCATCCTACAAaaagtctctttgaatcttttcaagTTTTGTACACACCTTCCGTGGAATGACAAAGAGAGACAAAAAGTAAATTAGAAGACTTGAAATAGTGTTTTTTATCAAAGTAAGTCTTCCCCTCTTAGAAGGACAAATGTTTTCTAAATCTCTCTTCCACCATGTCCCACACCCTTAATGATTTGAAAATGGCACCCAAgggaagacccaaataagaaGTAGGAAGCTTCCCAACTCTATACCCTATCACCGAAACAATATTCTCCAAATAATCAATCATTCCTATAGGGATAGCCTAACTTTTATCCCTGTTCACTTTTAAACCAAAAATCGCCTTGAACCATAAAAACAACCAACTCAATTATCCTAGCTGCTCACTATTGGCCTCGCAAAATAATAGTGTGTCGTCAGCAAACAGAAGATGGAGTAGATCCCTTCCTACTCTACTACTACTTCCCACCTTAAACCTCTCAATGAAACCCCCACTTCTGGCTCTGAACAGCAGCTGGCTGAGAGCCTCCATGACTAATATGAAGAGATAAGAAGATAACGGATCGCCTTGTCTCAAACCCCTAGTACTGCGAAAAAAGCCTGAAGGGGTTCCATTAATTAAAACTGAGAAATTAGTTGTGGAGATGCACCACCTAATCCAATTAATTCACCTCTGCCCAAACCCCATCTTGGACATAACTGACAGAAGGTAGTCCTAATTGACACGATCAAacgccttctcaatgtccaatttcaaaaggaaactaaagaaattaTCCTTCAACTTAGAGTCTACAGCCTAATTTGCAATGAGCGCAACATCCAAAATCTGCCTATCTTGAATGAAAGCATGCTGGAACTTTGAAACCACCTTCCCCACAACTAGTTTCAGCCTATTTGCCAAGACTTTGGCGAGCAACTTGTAAAGGCTCCCAACCAAATTGATCGACCTGAAATCTTTCAACTCTTCTGTACCCCCCTTTTTTGGGATCAGaacaagaaaaatggagtttagACTCCTTTGAAAAGTGCCAAGGCGGAAAAAGTCACCAAAAAAGGCCATTATATCGCCTTTGGTAAATTCCCAAGAAAATTGCCAAAATGTCATGGTGAAGTCATCTGGACAAGGTGTTTTATCGTCGGAAAGGTTGCACAAGGCTTCGAAAACTTCTTCTTCTGAGAAAGGCACCTCTAAACTTCTAGACCTTTCTGTCCCCAAAACATGAAACTGTAAATCCCCAATTCGCAGTCTCCAATCCGCATTTTCCAATAACAAAGTCCGATAAGCCCTACACATCCCAGACTTGATATCTTCCTCATCAATGAGAGTGACCCCATTAATTTTCACCTTGGATAAAAACTTCCTTTTTGCCCTGGCATTGgccatcttatgaaaaaaaCCGGTATTCTTGTCTCCCTCCTTTAACCAGGTttccctagatttttgtctccaggAAGTTTCTTCCATTAAAACACAATTCTTGTACTCCTCCAAATCCCGCATTCGAGCCTCTGCTTCCTCAAAAGACAAGGGATTAACTCTCTCCTTGGAATCCCATAATTGAATACGAAAGAGGACTTCTAATTTTCTAATAGAGACATTACCAAAAACTTCTTTATTCCAACTTTTTAGATCCTTTTTAAGAGACTTCAACTTCTCAGCAAGGCAGTGGCTGTTGGTCCCTGCAACCAAGTACCCAGTCCCCACCACTCTCTTACTAGCTCTTTGAGCCCATCCGACAgaagccacatattctcaaaaggGAAAGGAGTCTTGCCTTCTAGAAAAATGGGGCAATGATTAGAGACAATTCTAGGGagacaaaaatgattttaaatggtaatttttaagaatatttagttcaccaaataaaagtaactaatattaaaagatattttgtaataaaatttgtaCAAAAAGGGATTTGAATCATGGAATATTTGTTTTGTGTGCTCTTATATTGAAACATCAGGCTTTGTTCTTATTCAAGAAAACCTTCTCACCTTCAATATACTTTATTTCTAATCAAAcataattcaattcaaaataatttgatgTTAAGGGATCTCTCATTCGTCAACCTCgtctaatttaaaatattttagttctcatcataacatataaaaaaaaaaacattaagttATTGAAAGATTAGGCTAAATTGATCCTActgaataaaatttcaaatattattctcatcataacatataaaaaaatgccCTCCTTATACTCTGCATGTTCAGATAGATGacatattattttagatttacaAAAACCATAGTGATACCGACTACCACTTTGTTTTTCACTTGGTCACATGTTGCCTCATCCATATTCTCTTCATCCCTTCAGTTTacacattttattattatcattctgTGATAGGATTTTGATTTCACTGAACAAATACTCAATAGTTTTGCAACCTCTTGTGAAAATTTGAGTGGTGCAGATCTACAATTTGAACCATGTGACCTTTTTTCCCTACACCGCTTTATCTAGGACCACATCTTCTCTGAGATCATAAGTGGCCAATAACACATCTATTTTGAAGGACTTCATTTGTATGGACATGTTTATATCCATATTAATCAAGGTTTAAAACCCAGTCTTGTTGTGGCTTGAGGTCTATGAATTTTGTATGTGAAAATGGCTATCTTCCTTCAGTTAACTTAGGTTCATTGTTCTACCATGGATACTGATACTGAGTACGTGATACTGAagaagaggatttttttttttccttctatcaGACCAATCTTGTTTGGATATAGTTCCTCATGGTACCTGTTGATTCACACACTTTTTGGATAGTTATAATATTACCTCTTACCTAGGCTGTTTCTTTGATCATTGATTCATCACTGTCAACCTTGGTAAGTTAGGTTTCAGGAAATTATTGCTCCATTTGTGAGCTTAGATGAACATTTGGACATATGCTAAATGGCTTAGACAAGGCAAACTTGACAAGATTCTTGACCTAGGAATGATTGAAATGGACTCATTTGACAACAGAAGTAATAGAAAATACTTTGCAGAGAGTCAGGATTGGTTCATTTATTTTCTGATCCAACTGCCATTGGATCTTCCTATGAAAATTTGCAGTATGACTAATAAACTAACGGTTGAAGTAATGGTTGCTAGTTTCTAAGAAACCAACCTTCTTGCAAACCATTacctatcatttttttcttaaatagagAAGCGAAAATatgaaactctttttttttggtgggaTCACCTGTTAATTGCCATGTGCATCTTTAAAATCTGTTGTAAAATTCATCCTTGCTGGAGAAAGTTTCTCCATTTTGTGTACAGTTTCAGGATCCCTGTTTCCTGTTCCTGTAATTACAAATTGTGCTACTTCCTGTGcagtgatttttattttggtcAATGAGTTGATAAGGATGGGTTCCAATGGGATGTTTGAGCACTCAAAGCTGGTTGGGAACACTTGGCCCTGGGCATACCCAGCTCTGTGCTTTTCATGTGGCTACTTTGCGTACGATCAGTGGGATATGCTGCATTACCGATTGTACAGTGGTTGGATCCCTTCCATCCTAGTGCATCATCTGTTGCTACTTGTTTGCTTTACACTTGCATTATATCGGAATGTCACCATCAACTATCTTATTCTTACTCTCATTTGTGAGGTATGCCTCTATAACAGTCTTTCTCTATGTAACTATTTCTAATTCCTCTTTTCTGTTTGaatgtttcctttttttctcttctactttttatttttacctattGAATTATTTAAGTACAATCCATAAAATTGCTGAGACGGTGGAGGCAATTTGGCCCCTTCATCTACATCCTTTAAAGCTTTTAAAGTTTGTGGGTATCGTGCCCATTCATATATACTTGGCATTTCAATACTCGAGGGAATTAGACTTTTAAACCTTTGAACTAGAGTGGAAGGCCAGATGCTGTGTAGTGGCTATATAGTCTGCTGTTCAGTTCTTTAATTATGAAATACAAGGATTTGAATTGGATTCGAGGGTCTTAATCTAAACTGAAATGAAATACCAGATCGACACTGTTAAATTTATGCTGATGTAAACAATGCCTGTTTTGTTTCAACAGAAACCAAAATTTTGCATTGATTCTATTTATGTTATGTTATTCAATGCTTTCATAACAGAGACTAAGGAACTATGAATAGCCAATCTATTTCTAGAAAGCGGCCTCACaattcttataaattttttcattgtagaGTTTATTATGAACATGTTTAGTTAGGAACCCAACTTACCCTTTAAGGTTGTTGTCTTGTTGACTATCTTAAGCACTTATGTAACTATGCCTCTGctaattttttatgttaatgATGAAAATTCTTCTGATGATACAGCTGCATTCTATCTTTTTGCACACGAGGAAAGTGAGACGGATGGCTGGTATTCGTGATGCAAAAAGCAAGGCGGTGAAGGCAGAATG contains the following coding sequences:
- the LOC100262547 gene encoding uncharacterized protein LOC100262547; the protein is MFFFFVGGLEQQVLQVLKSGAGKCINCGSRADLVDYEKVLKLFFVPVWRWPGKEPLMHCPDCFLFFPPPTRTGPLLDVLRCASCGRPVESNFRFCPFCGSAL
- the LOC100247245 gene encoding chlorophyllide a oxygenase, chloroplastic, translated to MTIVATAAALSLPLSLCPTSKINTKKGERRGLRVFAVFGDESGSVERKSTWGTIFDVEDPRSKFPQSKGKFLDVNQALEVARFDIQYCDWRARQDLLTIMLLHEKVVEVLNPLAREYKSIGTLKKDLAGLQEELAQAHRQVHISEARVGTALDKLAYMEELVNDRLLQDRNTADSNQTSTSTSPSTSTASLDMVKRKLPQKSLNVSGPVQPYHPRLKNFWYPVAFSTDLKDDTMIPIDCFEEPWVVFRGQDGKPGCVRNTCAHRACPLHLGSVNEGRIQCPYHGWEYSTDGKCEKMPSTRLLNVKIKSLPCLEQEGMIWIWPGSDPPTATLPSLQPPPGFKIHAEIVMELPVEHGLLLDNLLDLAHAPFTHTSTFAKGWSVPSLVKFLTPASGLQGYWDPYPIDMEFRPPCMVLSTIGISKPGKLEGQSTKQCATHLHQLHVCLPSSRDKTRLLYRMSLDFAPVLQHIPFMQYLWRYFAEKVLNEDLRLVLGQQDRMLMGANVWNCPVSYDKLGVRYRLWRDAVERGAKRLPFTEST
- the LOC100267707 gene encoding uncharacterized protein LOC100267707, with amino-acid sequence MARAPQGQNKAPGAFFLATLLLWMISVLFEIVFNKRRELLSVVGGFCFYQFANWVIRSWVSKDPLLVNTCVSLLHSSITSASVIFILVNELIRMGSNGMFEHSKLVGNTWPWAYPALCFSCGYFAYDQWDMLHYRLYSGWIPSILVHHLLLLVCFTLALYRNVTINYLILTLICELHSIFLHTRKVRRMAGIRDAKSKAVKAEWVLSWITFIVARFAPHILITIKLIRDSPRFEKGVELPLALFGMGGMNLLNTFLGIDLFRAYRREKSSQHHE